The genomic segment CAGTTGCCGGCCGATCGCGCGACGAAGTGCACCTTCTTCCGGCCCATCCGGGAGAACCGGGAGCCCCGCCGCCTCGAGCATCGTCGACCACGTCCGTCCGGACTTGTCATATACATCTGCTAGCTCGAGGCCGGTCTCGTCAAGGAACTCAGCGAGCGAAACGATGCCCCGGGCCCGGCTCATAGTGCGTAGCTCGTCGACTTTGGCCGCCCAGCGTGAGGGAACGGCCTCCTGCACATTTCGGAGCACGATCTCTTGTGCCACCTTATCGAGTTCCATGTGGCAGCCGGCCGGCAAGAACGGAAACTGGCCCTTGATGGCCTTCTCCAGATCGAGCCGGGTCCCGCCAAGGAGGGCTCGATAACGCCGGTCGAATCGGAACTCGCGCCGGTGCAGGCCGACGAAGTCCAGAACCGTGCATACCGTCTTGCCCTCCGACAGCCGCAGCCCGCGGCCGAGTTGTTGCAGGAAGAGGGTGGCGCTATCGGTGGGACGCAGCATGAGCAGCGTGTCTACTGTGGGCAGATCGACGCCCTCGTTGAAAAGGTCGACCGAGAAAATCACTTGGATGCGCCCGGCTTCTAGAGCGGCCAGAGCGGCGTCTCGGTCGGCGTCGGACGTCCCGCCGTGCACGGCAACCGCGTTAAGTCCGATCGAGCGGAACTGCTCGGCCATGTGCTGGGCGTGCGCGACGCTCACGCAGAATCCAAGACACCGAACTGCACGAACGTTGTCGACCCGGTCGGACAGCTGCTGGAAGACGAGCCGAGCCCACGTGCCATCCGCGACATACTTCTCCGTGAGGGCGTCTACGTCGTAGCCCTGACCGCGGCGCCAAGGCACCTCGCGGAGGTCGACTCCGTCGTGAATCCCGTAGTACGCGAACGGCGTAAGACGCTGCTGTTCGATCGCGTCCCACAGACGCAACTCGGCGGCGATCCGGTCGTCGAACCAATGCAAGATGGGTCGGCCGTCCGTGCGCTCCGGGGTGGCGGTCAGGCCGAGCAACTCCTGCGGCTTGAGTGTGTCGAGCAGGGTTGCGTAGGACTTCGCGGCCGCATGGTGGAACTCGTCGATGATCACGACGTCGAAGTGGTCCTCGGCCAGCCGTTCGAGCCGTTCCTGGGTGAGATTTTGGATTGAGGCAAAGACGTGGTCGAAGTCGCGAGGACGTTCGCGGCTGACCCACAACTCACCAAAGGCGTGATCGCGGAGCGCATGCCGGAAGGTGGCGAGACTCTTGCTCAGGATCTCTCTGCGATGGGCGACGAAGAGCAGCCGGGCCCGGGGCATCCGCCGGCGCAGACGGGCGTAATCCATGGCTGCCATCACCGTCTTGCCCGTGCCAGTGGCCGACACGAGAAGGTTGCGGTGATGTCCGTTGGTCCGGGCCACCTCGATCAGCTCGAGGAGCCGATCCTGAAATGGCTCGAGGCGGATCTCAATGGGACTGAGGATGACCTGATCGCCTCGGTCGGATCGGGAGATCCGGCTGAGGTACTCCTCGAACTGCTCCGGCTCGTACGAGACGAAGTCGCCGCCCTCCCAGTAGGTCTCGAAGATTCCCGCCATCTTCTTGATGACATCGTCGTTGCGAGCGGCCGAGAGCCGAACGTTCCATTCCTTACCGGATATCTGTGCGGAGTGCGTCAGATTGGAGGAGCCCACGTAGGCCGTGTCGAACGAGGTCCTGCGGTGGAAGATCCATGATTTGGCGTGTAGGCGGGTGGACGTCGT from the Paractinoplanes abujensis genome contains:
- a CDS encoding DUF3427 domain-containing protein, translating into MADDLSPGLYESVLTDSLLSQIAAVDADLVQTQDLRPADAADRIAQLLARQVLRALESIGEKERVAVGIEVAQLLTDALAERLPRAGVRGDRAIEPGRILSALGEKLPDGSVHVPARPLIPLLDTTVLTNAPGEPRLLHQVMQEIESADAVDVVMAFVRKTGINPLLTALRRHTERGRRLRVLTTTYTGSTEAAALDLLADAGAEIRVSYDTTSTRLHAKSWIFHRRTSFDTAYVGSSNLTHSAQISGKEWNVRLSAARNDDVIKKMAGIFETYWEGGDFVSYEPEQFEEYLSRISRSDRGDQVILSPIEIRLEPFQDRLLELIEVARTNGHHRNLLVSATGTGKTVMAAMDYARLRRRMPRARLLFVAHRREILSKSLATFRHALRDHAFGELWVSRERPRDFDHVFASIQNLTQERLERLAEDHFDVVIIDEFHHAAAKSYATLLDTLKPQELLGLTATPERTDGRPILHWFDDRIAAELRLWDAIEQQRLTPFAYYGIHDGVDLREVPWRRGQGYDVDALTEKYVADGTWARLVFQQLSDRVDNVRAVRCLGFCVSVAHAQHMAEQFRSIGLNAVAVHGGTSDADRDAALAALEAGRIQVIFSVDLFNEGVDLPTVDTLLMLRPTDSATLFLQQLGRGLRLSEGKTVCTVLDFVGLHRREFRFDRRYRALLGGTRLDLEKAIKGQFPFLPAGCHMELDKVAQEIVLRNVQEAVPSRWAAKVDELRTMSRARGIVSLAEFLDETGLELADVYDKSGRTWSTMLEAAGLPVLPDGPEEGALRRAIGRQLHVNDHQRLSGYLSFLVGDAPNIEQMTTVDRRLLRMLVASISNTALAKETGLQSAVDFFWAHPQVRRELQEMLAVLRDAPDHLQHSAVADIPLQVHGRYTRIEILAAVGAGSGAKVPDWREGVYDAAKVGADLLIFTLDKTSGDFSPTTRYRDYAISPDLIHWESQSTLPATSPTGLRYQRHVAMNRRILLFARARADDRAFWFLGPATYVSHEGERPMAVTWRLETPLSGDLFAAFAAAVA